A region of the Callithrix jacchus isolate 240 chromosome 5, calJac240_pri, whole genome shotgun sequence genome:
GATCTACATTCCCTATTATCTGATCTGTTAGCTTTTGAAATTGTCTATCTTCAGCTATCTTCAGCTATTAACTATTTGTGTACTGTATGGAAACTTGAGTATTCCTACAGCCAGGTTGGAAAAGGGGGTATGATTAGAGTCCAAATTCTGTAAAGCTTCTACTGAGGTCACCTGGGTAGATAGACCCTTACATTTACAGGAGCTTCACAAATTAGATTAAAAGTGGACTATAATTCGCTAGGAACATTAAGTCCAGAAAGAGACTCATAAGTAACCACACAATTTCTGAGAAAGCTTCCAGGACTCAAAGGGTGATGACATCAAAATTATTAAATTGAAACTGAGAACTCTGGATACCACACCTCCTAATCATTTTGGGGAGACTAGTTCCAGGCTTAACTGTTAGCTGCCATCAAGTAAACATAGAGCAATGTGTGGTAGATGTTCTTATCCATCAGAGGAGGAGCTGTGAGTGAGTGTGtatgtttttccttgttttttcgtCCTTAATCAAGTTAGCTGTGGGACTTGTGGTTATAGAGTAAGAAGGGTAAATAACTGTTAAAAGTGTCTAAGATGATGGGATGGGCCCCTAGTAGGACATTGCatgcttaaaatatttgaaactccCACCTCTTGAGTGATGTGTCCTTTTAGGATTACAGAACTCAAGCATAGGGGCTTGGGCTTACTGTCAAGAGTTTCAAAAATAATGTTGGTAAATAAAGAACAACATATTAGGAAGAACtatttcaggaatttttttccaTCATTTCCTACATGTTTATCAGTGTGGGGAATTTTGAAAGTGTCAGAACCAAGCAAGTAACTACTCATAAATACCAAGAACCTGATCCATGATTAAATTTTGGTTTCAGTGCAGCTAGAAGAATTTCCAGTGTGCAGCCTCCAGTTTTGGGAGTGGAGAAGCACGTCATAACAGCAAATGTCTAATACTTTATTGAAACCTACAACTTCTGGAAGAAGATAATTATGAAAGGAATTTAAgtgtttatagtttttttttctcattagtctGTCTTTGAGAGTTTGGGATTTGAACAGCTAGTGTTGCTGAAGGATGCAGACTTTAGTATACAATTAAGGGACCTGAGAAACAACTGGCAGGTGTTTTGCTGTGGGTTACCTTCACAGATACCTTCCAGGTTGCTTAATAGCCGATTTGGTTTCAACCaaatcttttagtagagacaagtgaAAACTTAAATAACAAACAACTAGCAAGTGTATTTAGAGAACTAGATTTCTTTTATCACTTAGCAACAGCCCCTTCCTCAATCTGAGGAAAGACACAATGCTTTTCTTTTGGGTAATAGACAAATAGATGACTATGTCATTGTGTGTCcgtgagtgtgtatgtgcatgttgttGCAGTAAAGTactattaaatacttaaatctggaggttttttttttttttttagtaagttaTTTAAACTTGGTTTCAGCACTGACAGGCTAATGCAAACTGATTTCATCAGCTGGTCTGTCCCTCATGAACCAGGAGAGTGTGTGGTTTAGTCAGCTGTTTAAAAACAAGATCACTGTCAGCAACTTAGTTGCAAAAGTTTTGTGTCTGCACAGTGATTTTTCAATGCTTTGTATTGTGAGCTCTGAGAGTAACTAGGTTGCTGGATTTCCACTGCAGAGTAGCTAGTAGGTTCTTTGACTGTTTCTTCTGGTCTCTATTGTCTGGAGCATGTTGGATTTTAAAGACCATTGTGAGAGGTCAAGTTTCTGAAGTGTGAATGTTTGGTTTTAGGCCCATGAAGCTTCCCATCACCAACAGCAGGCAGCACAGAACAGCTTGCTGCCCCTCCTGAGCTCTGCTGTGGAGCCCCCTGATCAGAAACCATTGCTTCCAATACCAATAACTCAGAAACCTCAGGGTGCACCAGAAACATTAAAGGATGCCATtgggattaaaaaagaaaaacccaaaacttCATTTGTGTGCACTTACTGCAGTAAAGCTTTCAGGGACAGCTATCACCTGAGGCGCCACGAATCCTGCCATACAGGGATCAAGTTGGTGTCCCGGCCAAAGAAAACTCCCACCACGGTGGTTCCCCTTATCTCCACCATCGCTGGGGACAGCAGCCGAACTTCGTTGGTCTCAACCATTGCAGGCATCTTGTCAACAGTCACTACATCTTCCTCGGGCACCAACCCCAGTAGCAGTGCCAGCACCACAGCTATGCCGGTGACCCAGTCTGTCAAGAAACCCAGTAAGCCTGTCAAGAAGAACCATGCTTGTGAAATGTGTGGGAAGGCCTTCCGAGATGTGTACCATCTCAATCGGCACAAGCTCTCCCATTCAGATGAGAAGCCCTTCGAGTGTCCTATTTGTAATCAGCGCTTCAAGAGGAAGGACCGGATGACTTACCATGTGAGGTCTCATGAAGGAGGCATCACCAAACCCTATACTTGCAGTGTTTGTGGGAAAGGCTTCTCAAGGTACTGCATTTTGCTTTGCTTCATTATGGTATCAGTGAACTTCAGTTTTGTCTTCATGTGATCTAGAATGTTTATGTGAGAACAGATGTGGGCAGACCTGTGTTATTAGTGGAGATTGGTGATATAAAGAAGTATTAAGCCTCCAGATCTAACTCTAGTGTGATTGACAAGTAGTGACATAGTGATTAACctgtttttttcacttaacaagtGCCTTGGTGGACTCAGGCTTTCATTTGGCACAGGGATGCTTATCACTGCAAAACCACCAGTTTCCAGTTCAGTTGAGGGACTAGACATGAAGCCCATtgtgcaaattaaaataacatttcctgGAAGTTGGGATGATCTTGGATACTCTATTAATTAAACttttagaatgttttttcatttttctgagagCACCACCATTtcactaattttcatttttaaaagcttttagaTTTAATAGAGTGGTAGCTGTTTCTGGCAAGGGTTAGGACTAAAACTTTGGATATTTTGTAATTGTAAAGAATCAAGACCTAGTAGGATTTGATGTTGactaagagagaaaattaacaggtAGAAGACTAAGACTTTGTTTTTGGTAAGAGAGGTAAGGAGGCTTGCACTGGGGGAGGGAGGTTGGTAATTCTGCTAGCTTTCCTAAAGTACACTCTTTCCCAATCTGCCAAGCATATAAGCATCACATAAGTAGCATTTCTCTATGTGTGTTCGATTATATATCTTCTGTTGAAACTCTCTTTTTCACAGGCCTGACCACTTAAGCTGTCATGTAAAACATGTCCATTCAACAGAAAGACCCTTCAAATGCCAAGTAAGAGTTAAAATGACTTATCCTTAGTGTAGCACTTAATGTACATTATCCAGGAGGTCTGAGCCAGTTGAATCTCACCATTCTTGGATAGTCTTAAATAAATCACTGACCTGAGTAAATATGGCCTATCTGACTtctagttttataaaatattgtgaTAGCTTCTATCTTTGTAAAGcaagatcatttaaaaatttaattgtgtTAAGCtatatttctctttccttggGCAATCGcattttttgttagaaaaaaaggTTATAGTCTTGCAAAGGTGGTTGTgtatttgaaatgaataaaagaataaagggCTTTAATTTCTGGATTGATTATTGAAGTTGTTTTAACTGTGATAGGAGAAAATAATGAAGTTTTCTTCCAAATGTTATCACTTACTGGATTTTTGTTGGTTATTACCAAATTGGAGCACTTTCTAGTTGTTTAAAAATCTCTTCTGGTTAACGATTTTATTTGACATCAGTTATGATAATGAAAAGACTAAGAATTTTGCTAAATCAAATGACTGTTTAAGGTATTGGTAATTCTAGTTTGTTGCTGGAAGTCTTTTAGTCCTCCTTTCAGTTAAGTTTGTTAATGACTGATTTTATTAAGTAAACGACTTGAATTCTAAGAAAGATCTAATTGAAGGAAGTGAGGGCCTGCTTGTGTACCAGGCTCTTAATCCAACAGAACTTTTGTGAGATAGATAGTATTATCcccatattacagatgaagaaacaaattcAGATAGGTCAACCAACTTGTTCAACATAATGTTGTTTAGCAAATTGTGGAGCTCAACTTAAGCCTAGGTTTAACTGACCCTAAAGCTTATGTTTTTTGTGCTACTCTGTGTTGATATATTTCTTCCTCCGAAATGGAAGAGTCTAAAATTTATCAAGTGttttattatgattatgattCTAGGTAACACATGTAATTAAAATTCAACTAGTTGTCAGCTTGCTGACATGGATAGGGTAATGCATAGAATATAACGTACTTTAAAATGAGTAGAACAGGAtagtctatatttaaaaaaagttttcctcCCTCATGCAGACGTGCACTGCTGCCTTTGCCACCAAAGACAGACTGCGGACACACATGGTGCGCCATGAAGGCAAGGTATCTTGTAACATCTGTGGGAAGCTCCTGAGTGCAGCATACATCACCAGTCACTTAAAGACTCATGGGCAGAGCCAAAGTATCAACTGTAATACATGTAAACAAGGCATCAGTAAAAGTAGGTGGTGCTTCagatttcatttgtatttcagaTTGGTGAAATATGCATGTTTTTATAATGTATCAAAGGTATTAATATTCACCTTACATGTTTCCTCCTATTGCCAGTGTGTGCAAACAGGCAACAATGGAGAGAGTATATTAGTGTCAGAACTATTCTTTACTTTCATGTATGCAAACAGCGTTGATAAGCCAATAATAACCTTTAAGATGAAAGCAGTGTTAATAAGCTTGCTTTTCAAACCCAAATCTATAGAAAAATGAGATATCCTATCCATTTGCAGGGTTAAATGCTTTGCTTGCCTTAAATTCAGAGTAGAAGATAGAATACTTGGATTTAcccaggcattttttttaagattgccTAGAAGGCGGCATTTTCCTGATCCTTTATTCTATTGTATATGTGCTTTGTGCAGTAGAaacatcaaatttttaaaaactgtggccACAAGAGAATGGGGAAGAAAGCTTAATGTGTGTTTATCTGTTTTTGCTTCTCTGTAAGTACATTGGGTTTATTATCCAGTATGTTGTACTTTAACcctataaacatttctttttcttttttttttttttttttgagacccagtcttgctctgttacccaggctggagtgcaatggcatgatctcagctcactgcaacctctgcctcccagtttcaagtgattctcctgcctcagcctctcaagtagctgggattacaggtgtatgccgcCATGCTCAGctacctttttgtgttttagtagagatgaggtttcactgtgttgcccaggctggtcttgaactcttaagctccgacaatccacccacctcggcctcccaaagtactaagattacaggtgtaagccaccgaacccagcctgTGAACATTCACTTTTAGTATGCATTATTGtggtcaaataaaaaaatacattagataTTTTGTTGAACGTTGATTATTTCATATTAATATTAtcaaacttccatttttaaagacACCTGCTTTTTTTGACACTTGTTTTTTTATAGCaaagaattattttctcttttatattgaTTTCCACTAGTTTCCTAGATTTTTTagtgcttgtttatttttatttatttatttatttttaagatggggtttcaccatgatggccaggctggttttgaactcctgacctcaggtgatccacccaccttggcctcccaaagtgctgggattacaggcgtgagccaccacacccggccgagtGCTTGTTTATTTTGACCAATATAGaccagaagcaaaaaaaaaaaaaatgcacttatTAAGAGCTACAGAAGCATGAGAAGTCAATTTTGAAAAAATGGCAACAGTTTTACAGGTAAACACAGTGTTTCTGGTTTGTCTTTGTAATAGCATGCATGAGTGAAGAGACCAGCaaccagaagcagcagcagcagcaacagcagcagcagcagcagcagcagcagcagcaacaacaacaacatgtgACAAGCTGGCCAGGGAAGCAGGTAGAAACACTGAGACTGTGGGAAGAAGCTGTTAAAGCAAGGAAGAAAGGTAAGGCACGGCTTCCAGTGTTGAAAGTGTGGCTAGAGAAGTGTTTTCATTTAGTATGTCAAGTGATCAAAGTAGAGAAGCCACAGTTTCAGGAAATCTAGCTTAATGGAAACATATAAATAGTACATGCTAGAAAATATCTGGTAAAGTATAGTTATAGGCAATAAAGTGTCCAGATAAGTTATTACTTGGAATTAAAAATTCTCAGTACTTCCTATCAtgttctttcttttgatttactttttgtttcaaaCTTGGAGCCAAGTTTGGTCCTTCACTGTCCTCAGAGTTGCATTTTTATATTCAATTTGATGTCAACCTCCATGCCTTGTgggcctttttctccttttctaaaatACTCCCACTTTTAGAGGTGGATGTCCTTATGTATATGTAAGTTTATTTTCTTACACCTGTGCTGTTTTTTGCTCTTTAGtgttcttttttcattgtattatttattacatGTTTCAGATTCTGTAGTGCTGATGTCTTTTCTCTTGGTCACACCCTTAATCTCCTTCAGTCTCTATCACTATGGTAGGCCTTAGTTTAACATGTCTAGTCTTCTGCTGCTGAGGACTTTACTGTAAttgttcaaaaattttaaaatggtttgcTTTTCTCTCGTGTATATCGGTTGGAGTATTAGTTTTCAACTTATTTTGCAATTTACTAGTACAGCTTTGGCTTCTGAATTATTGTACAGCCATTTCAAATGAATCATTTTGTCAATGTACCATGAGCCAAAGGACAGATTTGtaaatttcttcttcctcctccacccctgCCAAGTCTTAATATGTTAAATGTTAAGAAATCCTCTATCTGCCGGCTCCTCTACATGTAATTCCTTTGCTGTGTCATTTCTCCCATTTTTTGCTTTCATGTAGTGTGGCTGTTCCCTTCTTCAGAGCAatcccttctatttttttttttgttttgtttttttcttttttagacagagtcttgctctgttgcccaggcttgagtgcagtggcgtggtctcaactcactgcagccttcacctcctgggttcaagtgattcttgtgcctcagcctcccgagtagccaggacgacaggtgtttgccaccacactcagatgatttttgtatttttagtagaggcagggttttgccatgttggccaggctggtgttgaactcttgacctcaagtgatccacctgcctcagattcccaaagttctgagattataggcatgagccactgtgcccagccacagtgATCCCCTCTAAACCTCCTATATTTGGATAAATAAAAGgaatagtattcttttttttttttttttccctgagatggagtctctgttgcccaggctggagtgcaatagcactattttggctcaccgcagccttcgtctcctgggttcaaatgattctcctgcttcagcctcttgagtagctgaagtacaggcatgcctggctaattttgtatttttaatagagacagggtttcttcatgttggtcaggctggtctcaaactcctgacctcagatgatctgcctgcctcggcctcccaaaatgttggaataatcttgacccaccatgcccagccagcattcttttttcatatatttactgGCATTGGAAGAAAAGAGTTCAGTCCATATAGGCTTTCCACCATTCCTCAGGTGCTGTTTGTTCCTATCTTCCAACTGAagatttgtcattattttaataaaatgttttggccaggtgtggtggctcacacctataatcccagcacattgggagaccaaggtaggaggatcacttgagaccaggagtttgagatcagcctgggtaagatGGCAAGACCACGTCTCTacagaatctcaaaaaaaaaaaaaaaaaatttagccgggcatgacagtgtgtgtctgtagtcccagctactcaggaagctaaggtggaaggattgcttgaacccaggagtttgaggctgcagtgagctacaattgtgtcactgcactccagtctggacaacagagtgagacccccatctcaaaaaagaaaaacaaacaaacaaaaaaaaaatatatatatatatatgcttttgtGGTAGGAGAATGGGGAGATGGAATTGGCAGTGAGGAGGAAAAAGTATAGCGCTATGACAGTTGCGTAGTGGGTTGAAAGTATATTATGAAGGGTATTTTACTTAATGGAACAAAAGTATTTAAGTCATAGTAAAAGGACACTGTTAgattagaaagaaaacaggaggagGTATAGGGGTTAGCAGATAACAGAGTAAAAATTATTTGGTGAAAGCAGGGGGAGATATCCTCCCAGAACCTCAAAGTGAATTggctttctctctcattctctctcttgctgtaCTCTATTTGGTATTGTATCTCAGTTTGCTTGCACAATAAGACTTGATTGTTTAGCTCATCTTCTGACCTCCATGAAACAAAATGCTATTGTATTCCCATTCATAGCGTGAATCTCTCTGGAAGCGTTAGAAACCTCTGTATTCATAATAGTAAATGTCATATTTTAGGGGAGAAGAGACTCTTGACCTGAAAACCTAAACTTGAATCAACAGTGTTTCTAAATATTAGGCCTAAATAAGGTAACGTAAGTTTATAAACCTGATTGACAATCATATCATCtagggagtttttaaaaaatacacatttcccAAGTTCCATCTAAATTTCACTATTGATTCTCCTGGGAGtcctttgttgtgtttttttgaaATCCACTGGATAGTTGATTTTGGTAATCAGCCAGGTTTGGGAATCCCTGATAGCAAGAATGATGTATGCCAAAGTTAGATTGTATTGATCAAGGAAGGGCTCCTTGACTCCAGGGTCTCCTGCAGTGATCTGACCTGTGTGGATCATATACAGATCTCTATCTTTAGTTTGAATATATTTCTCCATTTTGACAGCCAAGTCACAGCCAGCCTACCCATCATTTTACTGCTGTTTTCTGGTACACCAGCAGGtggtgctgaattttgttgaGGGGTGGGTTGGGGGGTATCACCTTGAAGGAGTTTTCCTTAAGTAGTGTCTAGACCTGGCTCACAccttagtcccagcactttggggggctgaggtggacagattgcttgagcccaggaggagaccagcctgggaaacatggtgaaaccttatctctacaaaaaaacacaaaaattacctgagcatggtggcacgtgcctgtagtctcagcggCTTGGGagactaaagtgggaggattgtttgagccttggaggtttgaggcttcagtaagctgtgatcacactactgtactccagcctgagctacagaaggagactctgtctcagaaaaaaaaaagtgtctagaTTTTATTGGATAAGAAGGACCAGGGTCATCTAACTCACTGCAGAGTCTCCTTGCCTAGTTAGTTCTCCTTGGTATGCTTGATGGTATGTGTAATATGTGGAGTTAAAAGATACTAGGAGTAAAGTAGGTGATTGTGTCAAcatcagaaacagaagaaaaaatgggAAGAGAACGTGAACTTATTgaggagtattttttttctttcctaatgcaGTTAAGAAACATAACCAGAAACAGTAAGATTATTTAACTGAAACATATTTCTAAAACTGAAACAAATAATACTAAAATAGCTTATCATTCcctaattatacattttaaaaaccttaacAGAATATGGCTTTATGTCTCAAGCTTTAACATACTTAGCGAGTATGCACCCCTCTCTCTGCTAGTTATAGTGTGCCTTATGAGAAGATTTTTCTGATTATCTGTTACTGTGTAACCATTGGCCCAGCTCTGTGTAAACAGGCTCTTTAGCCTGGCCTGCTGGAGTTTGGGTCTTCCCAGGAAAGTTTTTAGAACTCAGAGGAGCTGCATGAAGTAGTAGTGAGAACACTTAGCCCTGCATTGCAGAAGTTAACTGATCCTCTCAGCATCACTGTGAGGTAGGTAAGTAAATCTGAACTTGAAACCAAAAGAGCAAGGCTGAACAAGTTGCCCAAGTCCTTGCAGGAGGTATAGCATCAGAAAGCTGATGATACACTAGGATCCCTGGCCCCCTGGCTTGAGCTCAGAAAGATCCTCCCTTCTGTTGACCACTTGATAGAAAACTGGAATTTGATTTATTAATTGTTTGACATTTTTGATGAAAAGAAATTGATTCAGAAACTGTTGATGAATTTTGCTCACTCTTTTGAGAATCTAAAGACCCTTTTGTCTTCTTATTTTAGAAGCTGCTAATCTGTGCCAAACCTCCACGGCTGCTACGACACCTGTGACTCTCACAACTCCATTCAATATAACATCCTCTGTGTCATCTGGGACTATGTCAAACCCAGTCACAGTGGCAGCTGCAATGAGCATGAGAAGTCCAGTAAATGTTTCAAGTGCTGTTAACATAACCAGCCCAATGAACATAGGGCATCCTGTAACTATAACCAGTCCATTATCCATGACCTCTCCTTTAACACTCACTACCCCAGTCAACCTCCCCACCCCGGTCACTGCCCCAGTGAATATAGCACACCCTGTCACCATCACATCTCCAATGAATCTGCCCACGCCTATGACATTAGCCGCCCCTCTCAATATAGCAATGAGACCTGTAGAGAGCATGCCTTTCTTGCCCCAAGCTTTGCCTACATCACCGCCTTGGTAAACAgtattataaaatcaaaatatgggttaaagtaaatatttaccaGCAACTTAACTTTTAGTTGATTAAAGCAAAGAGTAAACCATGAAATCGGGAGATTTTATTACATTAGTTAATAAGAATGTGGTAGCATTTTTCTCCAATTTGGCTGGGATTATTCAAAGTAGGGTGTGTATGTAACTTATCACTGGACCACTTTAGTTTAATCAGAAATTCCTTTTAGCTGACAACATTGCTTAAACAGGATAGTATTTGGCAAAATGAAATGCcagaattaaaaacaatcatAAATAAGTAGAAcccacttcaaaataaaaaaaaaaacagcattactATTTCTAATCCCAAGAAATCACTTTATTCTAAGCACTAGCGGAATTCTTCTCCCTATACAAGGTGGGTGGCTGATTTTAACCTGAAATTCTAAATCCACGGATTGAGAGCTAGTGTAGAATTGTctgtgtttattgtttttatgaGTAAATACATGCATTGTcataataaaatgcatttcagAGAATATGCATTTTACCTTTGGGAATATGTTAATTTCAGGCAGCATTCCCTATGGGAAAGGTGATACCAGCTCTGATATGCAAAGCATATGATAATTTATCATTCTAACTTCAACATATAATAGGGATTGTGACCTGATATTTGGAGATGTAAATATTGTTCAGCATATTAATCCCAGTGAAATATAGCATTgtagtttacttttaaaaaaaaaaaaaaaacataaaaaaaatctacaaattgtGTTTTGCTAAGAAAAGCCTCAACTGACAGAGGAGAAGTCAAGTGTGTGGACAGGCAGGCTCCTAACAAACAGGCCGATGGGACTCCTGTTTAGGAGCCAAAGAGTACTTTGGAACAGTTCAAATATATTGCTTTAAATTGGAAGACGCTGGAGGCACTGGGATGTGATATGCCCCTCTCTCCCCCAATCAGAGCCTGTTGATGTTACAACAGGGACAGATGTGTTAGTTGCTCACTAGAGTTTATGTCTTATATTAAATTGTATACAGTTTTTATTCTAACCACTAACTAGGTAGTATGCCCCTTCAGAACATGCAGagtgtatctttttttaaatttctccttcCGTTTCTTAATCAAGTATCATGCAGATTTGTTCAGCTTTGTAAATATggacatcacttttttttttctttgagaaaacacTTGTATCAGCTTTGTGGTGTTTTCAGGGAGACAGCTGTCTGCACTCCCTGTAGAAACCCAGCAATGATTGTGCACGTTGAGAcatgtgctttttatttcttagcAGGATATTTTATCTCTGTACATAAAGTAGAAACCAAATGGTAGGGAAACAGAGAGTCTTGACACCATCATGCCACACATTGTTTTTAAAGCATTGTGTTAAAAGAGTTCACTAAAACCAGGAcgctgtgatttttgtttttttaagttgcaatatgtttttggttttttcattttttaatcactGCAGTTAAGCGAAATGGAAATTAGTTGTGTTCATCTTGCAGAATGTTTGCAGGACTGACTATCAAACTGGATGATTTCCGTTTATACCCCACTGTGTCAGTTCAAGCATCAAAATACCTTGCATCTGAGGCAGACTTCCTACATCAGGGACAGGTATCTGTATGTCATTATACAAAACAGTTCTAGGGGGTTGATCtacatagtaaaaaaataaatagtacttagtgtaaaataattttataaatgatctTTTGTACTTTAGGACATTAAATTGTACAACTTTTGTATATATAAAAGCTTAGGAACTTTCTGTTTAGCAGGAAGGCAACACATTCCTACACTTTTAATGTATATGTTTGTTATAATGTCCATGTAAACATGCCCTATGTTTGTGCCTTTTAATTAGTTTGTCTCAATAAACAATGTAGAGAAAAATATGTAGCTATGACTTTGTTACAACTGTTCTTATCCACAGTACAAAatggtttgtttttaatatgtagAGCATTATGTGTGGACTACTGGAAGGACTCGTGTAGGGAAAGCCCAAGAATGACCTTGCTGAGGCCTGGATTGGGAGCACAGTGGCCACATCTGGAGGAAGTCTGCATTTCCTGGCATGCAGACCCAAAACAGTTCTGGCTCTGCCTGCTGGGATCTGTTATCTCTGGTGGGCTGGCAGTTATAATCCACGATTCAGACAGCCCAGGCTTCCTCCACAGTGGTCCAAGGAGCAGTCCTCAGTGGGGGCAGATGTGGGCCCTACCCCTAAGCTAGAATGTGGTTGTCAGAACCCTGAAAGTATtagttcttaagaaaaaaaaaaggatatatactagaaataattgttttatcaATTCATTGTATAATAAACAGGAGTGAGACTTCATTGTATGACTTCAGTTAAAATGCTATTTTGTATGCATTCTTTATTCACTTAAGAAGCTTGTCTGCAATAATAAAGCCACgtcatgtcttcttttgggagGGAGAGAATTGTGGCAGGAGGGGGTTGTGGGTGGGCCACTGAAAAGGGGGGCCGAATAGGTTGTGTGGTGAAATTCTCCTGTGTCTTGGAACTGGAATTGAGTTTCAATGTTGATGAACTGATTCAACCAGGTGTTGAAGGCACGACGGCCACTGCTCTAGGAAAAGGCAGAGTATGCTTTTCCCTTCTGGTTGTAACCTGGTTGAGAGCTTCCCCTTTATCAGATTGGCAGCTAAACAGTTGTATTAGATAATCCTTGAATCTGACATCCAGCCTGTTATGCTCTGGGGCTCGCTGCTTGGCCTGCGTTTGCTTTTTATTGTGTATTCATTCCCCTCCTACAGTGTGCTCCTAAATGAAGGTTTCTATGTAAGCAGATGATGATTTTACCTGTCAATACCAGCACTGTATTACTAACATGCAAAATACTGcagatttattttgaaaattaaaagttaacCAGTCACAAATGTTATGATGGATTGCTTAATACCTCAGAAGCTTCATCAACTTGCTCTGATCATAGGAAAAGTTTTGAAGTATTATCTTTTCAGGTGTGTACATCTCAGTATTgggctggagagagagagggaggggccaGTATCAGGCTG
Encoded here:
- the VEZF1 gene encoding vascular endothelial zinc finger 1 isoform X4, whose amino-acid sequence is MAAHEASHHQQQAAQNSLLPLLSSAVEPPDQKPLLPIPITQKPQGAPETLKDAIGIKKEKPKTSFVCTYCSKAFRDSYHLRRHESCHTGIKLVSRPKKTPTTVVPLISTIAGDSSRTSLVSTIAGILSTVTTSSSGTNPSSSASTTAMPVTQSVKKPSKPVKKNHACEMCGKAFRDVYHLNRHKLSHSDEKPFECPICNQRFKRKDRMTYHVRSHEGGITKPYTCSVCGKGFSRPDHLSCHVKHVHSTERPFKCQTCTAAFATKDRLRTHMVRHEGKVSCNICGKLLSAAYITSHLKTHGQSQSINCNTCKQGISKTCMSEETSNQKQQQQQQQQQQQQQQQQQQQHVTSWPGKQVETLRLWEEAVKARKKEAANLCQTSTAATTPVTLTTPFNITSSVSSGTMSNPVTVAAAMSMRSPVNVSSAVNITSPMNIGHPVTITSPLSMTSPLTLTTPVNLPTPVTAPVNIAHPVTITSPMNLPTPMTLAAPLNIAMRPVESMPFLPQALPTSPPW
- the VEZF1 gene encoding vascular endothelial zinc finger 1 isoform X1 encodes the protein MEANWTAFLFQAHEASHHQQQAAQNSLLPLLSSAVEPPDQKPLLPIPITQKPQGAPETLKDAIGIKKEKPKTSFVCTYCSKAFRDSYHLRRHESCHTGIKLVSRPKKTPTTVVPLISTIAGDSSRTSLVSTIAGILSTVTTSSSGTNPSSSASTTAMPVTQSVKKPSKPVKKNHACEMCGKAFRDVYHLNRHKLSHSDEKPFECPICNQRFKRKDRMTYHVRSHEGGITKPYTCSVCGKGFSRPDHLSCHVKHVHSTERPFKCQFSSLMQTCTAAFATKDRLRTHMVRHEGKVSCNICGKLLSAAYITSHLKTHGQSQSINCNTCKQGISKTCMSEETSNQKQQQQQQQQQQQQQQQQQQQHVTSWPGKQVETLRLWEEAVKARKKEAANLCQTSTAATTPVTLTTPFNITSSVSSGTMSNPVTVAAAMSMRSPVNVSSAVNITSPMNIGHPVTITSPLSMTSPLTLTTPVNLPTPVTAPVNIAHPVTITSPMNLPTPMTLAAPLNIAMRPVESMPFLPQALPTSPPW
- the VEZF1 gene encoding vascular endothelial zinc finger 1 isoform X2; the protein is MEANWTAFLFQAHEASHHQQQAAQNSLLPLLSSAVEPPDQKPLLPIPITQKPQGAPETLKDAIGIKKEKPKTSFVCTYCSKAFRDSYHLRRHESCHTGIKLVSRPKKTPTTVVPLISTIAGDSSRTSLVSTIAGILSTVTTSSSGTNPSSSASTTAMPVTQSVKKPSKPVKKNHACEMCGKAFRDVYHLNRHKLSHSDEKPFECPICNQRFKRKDRMTYHVRSHEGGITKPYTCSVCGKGFSRPDHLSCHVKHVHSTERPFKCQTCTAAFATKDRLRTHMVRHEGKVSCNICGKLLSAAYITSHLKTHGQSQSINCNTCKQGISKTCMSEETSNQKQQQQQQQQQQQQQQQQQQQHVTSWPGKQVETLRLWEEAVKARKKEAANLCQTSTAATTPVTLTTPFNITSSVSSGTMSNPVTVAAAMSMRSPVNVSSAVNITSPMNIGHPVTITSPLSMTSPLTLTTPVNLPTPVTAPVNIAHPVTITSPMNLPTPMTLAAPLNIAMRPVESMPFLPQALPTSPPW